The Sulfurospirillum halorespirans DSM 13726 genome has a window encoding:
- a CDS encoding efflux RND transporter permease subunit produces the protein MYKLAINRPITTLMGVLTFIVFGLMSYNTMPINLYPNVDFPIVTVQTIYNGADPSTVETKVTDKIEEAVSGVDGIDKLMSTSYEGFSVVTIQFKLTKNIDIATNDVRDKIGALNLPSEVEKPVVKKLGATGGVINLFVASDGHNDIALMRLADEKLKPKLQRVKGVGEVNIIGFQEREIRIFLDPFLLNKYNLSASDLSGIVSVQNVKQGAGKMINKDQEIIIKAEGDAENIQEIENLLVKPGVRLKDIATIIDGLSDAKSFSSYNGQRGVTLEVKKIAGENVLNIITGVKKIMPDLQLLAGKNNEIKILQDQSEKIMVNIDNVRFDLIFGAFLSIIIVFAFLRNVTATIVSALAIPTSVIGTFAIMNALGYDLNRLTLIGLTLAIGIFIDDAIVVIENIMKKMEEGMKPFEASFEGIKEVAFSILAISSVLLAVFIPVAFMDGIVGMFFNSFAMTVASGIVISYLVAVMFVPSIAARLLNAKESKFYHATEPILKAVDKGYVALLKPLLRFKTLTVLATFGFLIASMTLKVGMDFLPMQDNSEFQITIKGPVGINLETMKQKVIPIDEMLKDDPSISYSIVSIGYDSAQSIHKARIYVKLKPVKERTISQLTLIEQYRDKMKNAKDLVIAVEKVDDFNTGGTTAPLQIVLTGDRFEVLDETSTKLMEFLKSNPGIVDVDQDYESGKPEMKVSILRENAQRVGVSVKEIAAVLGSAYSSDSAISYYEDNGKQFDITIRFRDDFRMSLEDMKKLQVKNANGDFVALEGLIAFEESLGTASINRFDRERKILITANIVGTSLDKVVALVEEKMKEILPEGYHYRFTGDVENMNDTATAFGTAVLLAVILIYLILAALYESLIQPFIIMISMPLSLTGIMVALYLSGYTFSLFVMIGIILLLGMVGKNAILVVDFANRAIKEGKKIDEALLEAGEKRLRPILMTTFAMIGAMMPLAFGSGAGHEANAPMALAIIGGLLSSTVLTLLVVPAIYKFMYPMDAWLRKWYEKGTI, from the coding sequence ATGTATAAATTAGCGATCAACCGTCCCATTACGACCCTAATGGGGGTTTTAACCTTCATCGTCTTTGGTTTGATGTCCTACAACACGATGCCCATCAACCTTTACCCTAATGTTGACTTTCCAATTGTCACGGTTCAGACTATTTACAATGGCGCTGATCCTTCCACAGTTGAGACAAAAGTTACCGACAAGATCGAAGAAGCAGTTTCTGGCGTGGATGGCATCGACAAGCTTATGTCGACCAGTTATGAAGGCTTTAGTGTTGTTACGATTCAGTTTAAGCTGACCAAAAACATCGACATAGCAACCAACGATGTCCGCGATAAAATCGGCGCACTCAATCTTCCCAGTGAAGTTGAAAAACCTGTGGTAAAAAAACTTGGTGCAACGGGTGGTGTTATAAATCTTTTTGTGGCGAGTGATGGTCATAATGACATCGCTTTGATGCGGCTTGCCGATGAAAAGCTGAAACCAAAACTCCAGAGGGTTAAAGGTGTGGGTGAAGTCAACATCATCGGTTTTCAAGAGCGCGAAATTCGCATCTTCCTTGATCCTTTTTTACTGAACAAATACAATTTAAGTGCCTCCGATCTTAGTGGCATTGTTTCGGTGCAAAATGTTAAACAAGGTGCTGGAAAGATGATCAACAAAGATCAAGAGATCATCATCAAAGCTGAAGGCGACGCGGAAAATATTCAAGAGATTGAGAATCTTTTGGTCAAACCAGGTGTTCGCCTCAAAGATATAGCGACCATCATTGATGGGCTCAGCGATGCGAAAAGTTTTTCTTCCTACAACGGACAAAGAGGAGTTACGCTCGAAGTTAAAAAAATCGCAGGTGAAAATGTGCTCAACATCATCACAGGCGTTAAAAAAATCATGCCTGATTTGCAGCTTCTTGCAGGGAAAAACAACGAAATTAAGATTTTGCAAGATCAGTCTGAAAAAATTATGGTCAACATCGACAATGTACGCTTTGACCTGATTTTTGGTGCTTTTTTATCGATTATCATCGTTTTTGCCTTTTTACGCAATGTGACGGCTACAATTGTCTCTGCACTTGCCATTCCTACGTCGGTCATTGGTACGTTTGCGATTATGAACGCGTTAGGATACGATCTCAACCGTCTGACACTCATTGGTCTCACCCTTGCCATTGGTATCTTTATCGATGACGCGATCGTTGTGATTGAAAATATTATGAAAAAGATGGAAGAGGGCATGAAACCCTTTGAAGCCTCGTTTGAGGGTATCAAAGAGGTGGCATTTTCCATTTTGGCGATCTCTTCCGTACTTTTAGCAGTATTTATTCCTGTCGCGTTTATGGATGGCATCGTGGGTATGTTCTTTAACTCCTTTGCGATGACCGTGGCTTCGGGTATTGTCATCTCGTATCTGGTGGCGGTTATGTTTGTTCCCTCCATTGCAGCGCGTCTTTTAAATGCCAAAGAGAGTAAATTTTACCATGCCACCGAGCCCATCTTAAAAGCAGTCGATAAAGGGTATGTGGCACTTTTAAAGCCACTGCTTCGCTTTAAAACGCTGACGGTTTTGGCAACATTTGGATTTTTGATTGCCTCGATGACACTCAAAGTGGGTATGGATTTTCTTCCGATGCAAGACAACAGCGAATTTCAGATCACTATTAAAGGCCCTGTGGGTATCAATCTTGAAACAATGAAACAAAAAGTGATTCCGATTGATGAGATGCTTAAAGACGATCCGTCTATTTCGTACTCTATCGTCTCTATCGGGTATGATTCTGCGCAAAGTATCCATAAGGCACGTATTTACGTGAAGCTAAAACCGGTTAAAGAGCGCACGATTTCACAACTTACACTGATCGAGCAGTACCGCGACAAGATGAAAAATGCCAAAGATTTGGTTATTGCGGTTGAAAAAGTCGATGATTTTAACACAGGTGGCACCACCGCACCGCTGCAAATCGTTCTCACGGGTGATCGTTTTGAAGTCTTGGATGAAACGTCTACGAAACTGATGGAGTTTTTAAAATCAAATCCAGGCATTGTCGATGTCGATCAAGACTATGAGAGTGGCAAACCTGAGATGAAAGTAAGTATACTTAGGGAAAATGCCCAAAGAGTAGGAGTAAGTGTCAAAGAGATCGCCGCTGTTTTAGGCTCAGCGTACTCAAGCGATAGCGCCATCTCGTACTATGAGGACAATGGCAAGCAGTTTGACATTACAATTCGTTTTAGGGATGATTTTAGAATGTCGTTGGAAGATATGAAAAAACTTCAAGTCAAAAATGCCAATGGCGATTTTGTGGCGCTTGAAGGGTTGATCGCCTTTGAAGAGAGTTTAGGCACAGCGTCTATTAACCGTTTTGATCGCGAACGAAAAATCTTAATTACCGCCAATATCGTAGGAACATCCCTCGATAAAGTCGTTGCGCTTGTCGAAGAGAAGATGAAAGAGATCTTGCCAGAGGGCTATCACTACCGTTTTACGGGCGATGTTGAAAACATGAATGACACAGCAACAGCCTTTGGTACCGCGGTTCTGTTAGCCGTTATTTTGATCTATTTGATTTTAGCCGCACTCTATGAGTCACTCATTCAGCCCTTTATTATCATGATCTCTATGCCACTTTCGTTAACGGGAATTATGGTAGCGCTCTATTTAAGCGGGTATACGTTCAGTCTTTTTGTTATGATTGGTATTATCTTGCTTTTGGGAATGGTGGGGAAAAATGCGATTTTGGTGGTTGACTTTGCAAACCGTGCGATCAAAGAGGGTAAAAAGATCGATGAGGCACTGTTAGAAGCGGGCGAAAAACGTCTTCGTCCTATTTTGATGACCACCTTTGCGATGATCGGCGCGATGATGCCATTAGCCTTTGGCAGTGGAGCAGGGCATGAAGCCAACGCACCGATGGCACTTGCCATTATCGGTGGACTTTTAAGTTCAACTGTTTTAACCTTACTGGTCGTTCCTGCCATCTATAAGTTCATGTATCCGATGGATGCGTGGCTTCGTAAATGGTACGAAAAAGGTACGATTTAA